In a single window of the Nocardioides massiliensis genome:
- a CDS encoding class I SAM-dependent methyltransferase, whose protein sequence is MTATPRWFDHHSSAAAPGQSHSEWYVERFRNLAAEGADLEGEARLVDAMAPREARILDAGCGPGRLAGALHRRGHDVVGVDVDPVLIEAAAVDHPGPAYHVMDLADLDLQGEPFDLIVSAGNVMVFLAPGTERTVVQRLRNHVRPGGRVVLGFRREPDTYSYTDLDADAQAAGLMLEHRFGTWDLDPFTDASDFAISVFRSPAP, encoded by the coding sequence ATGACTGCCACGCCGCGCTGGTTCGACCACCACTCCTCGGCCGCCGCACCCGGCCAGAGCCACTCCGAGTGGTACGTCGAGCGCTTCCGCAACCTCGCCGCCGAGGGCGCCGATCTCGAGGGGGAGGCGCGGCTCGTCGACGCGATGGCGCCGCGCGAGGCGCGCATCCTCGACGCCGGGTGTGGGCCGGGACGGCTCGCCGGGGCGCTGCACCGGCGCGGGCACGACGTCGTCGGCGTGGACGTCGACCCGGTGCTCATCGAGGCGGCAGCCGTCGACCACCCGGGTCCGGCGTACCACGTCATGGACCTGGCGGACCTGGACCTGCAGGGGGAGCCGTTCGACCTGATCGTCAGCGCGGGCAACGTGATGGTCTTCCTCGCCCCGGGCACCGAGCGCACCGTGGTCCAGCGGCTCCGGAACCATGTGCGACCCGGCGGGCGCGTCGTGCTCGGCTTCCGCCGCGAGCCCGACACCTACTCCTACACCGACCTCGACGCCGACGCGCAGGCCGCGGGCCTCATGCTCGAGCACCGGTTCGGCACCTGGGACCTCGACCCGTTCACCGACGCCTCCGACTTCGCGATCAGCGTGTTCCGCAGCCCGGCCCCGTAG
- a CDS encoding TrmH family RNA methyltransferase, protein MARLVEIHDAADERLADYRDLRDVTLRRSIEAEHGLFLAEGEKVVRRAVQAGHPVRSFLMAPRWLDSLADVLEATDAPCFVVDERLAEAVTGFHVHRGALASMHRTPLPDVDEVLDGARTVVVLEDIVDHTNVGAVLRTCAALGVDAVLLSPRCADPLYRRAVKVAMGAVFSVPWTRVPEWYDALLDLEQRGFTTVALTLADDAVPLEDVVAGLDRVALVLGTEGHGISPRWQATAAHRAVIPMQPGVDSLNVGAAAAIACYVVTQRG, encoded by the coding sequence ATGGCGCGACTGGTCGAGATCCACGACGCCGCCGACGAACGCCTGGCCGACTACCGCGACCTGCGCGACGTCACCCTGCGCCGCAGCATCGAGGCCGAGCACGGCCTCTTCCTCGCCGAGGGCGAGAAGGTCGTCCGTCGTGCGGTGCAGGCCGGTCACCCCGTGCGCTCGTTCCTCATGGCGCCGCGCTGGCTCGATTCGCTGGCCGACGTCCTCGAGGCCACGGACGCCCCGTGCTTCGTCGTCGACGAGCGGCTCGCCGAGGCGGTCACCGGCTTCCATGTCCACCGTGGCGCGCTCGCCTCGATGCACCGCACGCCACTGCCCGACGTCGACGAGGTGCTCGACGGTGCCCGCACGGTCGTGGTGCTCGAGGACATCGTCGACCACACCAACGTCGGCGCGGTCCTGCGCACCTGTGCTGCCCTCGGCGTGGATGCCGTCCTGCTGTCACCGCGCTGCGCGGACCCGCTCTATCGCCGCGCGGTCAAGGTGGCGATGGGCGCGGTGTTCTCCGTGCCGTGGACGCGGGTGCCGGAGTGGTACGACGCCCTGCTCGACCTCGAGCAGCGCGGCTTCACCACCGTCGCGCTGACCCTGGCCGACGACGCCGTACCCCTCGAGGACGTTGTGGCCGGCCTGGACCGGGTCGCCCTGGTGCTCGGCACGGAGGGCCACGGGATCTCGCCGCGGTGGCAGGCCACGGCGGCGCACCGCGCCGTGATCCCGATGCAGCCGGGCGTGGACTCGCTCAACGTCGGCGCCGCAGCGGCGATCGCCTGCTACGTCGTCACCCAGCGCGGCTGA
- the def gene encoding peptide deformylase, translating to MSRTPPRDAHAPYGPLPEGGSVRPITRWGTEVMHRPNLPVTRFDDELHALVADMVATMYAADGVGLAACQIGVDLALFVFDCPDEDGRRHVGVVANPVLELPEGRERRLADEDEGCLSYPGAYAPCARPDFAIVEGQGIDGSPVRFSGDGLLARCLQHETDHTRGMVFGDRLNRRDRKRLDKQHADAAESFAPSWPAE from the coding sequence ATGTCCCGCACTCCCCCTCGCGACGCTCACGCTCCCTACGGTCCGCTGCCCGAGGGCGGCAGCGTCCGGCCCATCACCCGGTGGGGCACCGAGGTCATGCACCGGCCCAACCTGCCGGTCACGCGCTTCGACGACGAGCTGCATGCGCTGGTCGCCGACATGGTCGCCACGATGTATGCCGCCGACGGCGTCGGGCTCGCCGCGTGCCAGATCGGTGTGGACCTCGCGCTGTTCGTCTTCGACTGCCCCGATGAGGACGGTCGGCGCCATGTCGGCGTCGTCGCGAACCCGGTTCTGGAGCTGCCCGAGGGCCGCGAGCGTCGCCTTGCTGACGAGGACGAGGGCTGTCTGTCGTACCCCGGGGCGTACGCACCGTGTGCCCGGCCCGACTTCGCGATCGTGGAGGGCCAGGGGATCGACGGCTCCCCGGTGCGGTTCAGCGGCGACGGCCTGCTCGCACGCTGCCTACAGCACGAGACCGACCACACCCGGGGCATGGTCTTCGGTGACCGCCTCAACCGGCGTGACCGCAAGCGGCTCGACAAGCAGCACGCCGACGCGGCGGAGTCCTTCGCCCCGTCCTGGCCCGCCGAGTGA
- a CDS encoding nucleosidase has product MDIVLVVAARAEAAYLPDELPLVLTGLGKTAAAVALTRALASRPDPRNTHVVNLGTAGALRDGLTGIFRPGLVHNHDLNAEAIRTLGYDPRESFALSGGDPAVALASGDTFVTDADVRARLAAEAHLVDMEGYAVAFAAAAFGSRCTLVKHVSDAADDSAWEWPERVDASARELAAWFAEHRGKLESPDPA; this is encoded by the coding sequence ATGGACATCGTCCTCGTCGTCGCAGCGAGGGCCGAGGCGGCGTACCTCCCCGACGAGCTGCCGCTGGTGCTCACCGGTCTCGGCAAGACCGCCGCCGCGGTGGCGCTGACGCGGGCTCTGGCGTCGCGCCCGGACCCTCGTAACACCCACGTCGTCAACCTCGGCACCGCGGGTGCGCTGCGCGACGGCCTGACCGGCATCTTCCGGCCGGGACTCGTCCACAACCACGACCTGAACGCGGAGGCGATCCGGACGCTCGGCTACGACCCCCGTGAGTCCTTCGCCCTCTCCGGCGGCGACCCGGCCGTCGCGCTGGCCAGCGGCGACACGTTCGTGACCGACGCCGACGTCCGCGCCCGGCTCGCGGCCGAGGCGCACCTCGTCGACATGGAGGGGTACGCCGTGGCGTTCGCCGCCGCTGCTTTCGGTTCGCGCTGCACCCTGGTCAAGCACGTCTCCGACGCCGCCGACGACAGCGCCTGGGAGTGGCCGGAACGTGTCGACGCGAGCGCCCGCGAGCTGGCCGCGTGGTTCGCCGAGCACCGCGGCAAGCTGGAGTCGCCGGACCCGGCATGA
- a CDS encoding RpiB/LacA/LacB family sugar-phosphate isomerase yields the protein MRIVIGAPGNGEVLKEAIKDLLERDPRVSEVVDLSTPDVTYPAVSFNAAQAVVDGKADRAILVCGTGVGTAIAAGKVPGVRAATAHDLITVRGAVENYDAQILCLGQNVIAPAHACALVDLWLDLRHDPLGPYGPKVHEIDDYEARD from the coding sequence ATGCGAATCGTGATCGGTGCACCCGGCAACGGCGAAGTTCTCAAGGAAGCGATCAAGGACCTCCTCGAGCGTGACCCGCGAGTCAGCGAGGTCGTCGACCTGTCGACACCCGACGTGACCTATCCGGCGGTCTCCTTCAACGCGGCGCAGGCGGTCGTCGATGGCAAGGCCGACCGAGCCATCCTCGTCTGCGGTACCGGCGTGGGCACGGCGATCGCGGCGGGCAAGGTTCCCGGCGTGCGCGCCGCGACCGCCCATGACCTGATCACGGTGCGTGGGGCCGTCGAGAACTACGACGCCCAGATCCTCTGTCTGGGACAGAACGTGATCGCACCGGCACATGCGTGTGCCCTGGTGGACCTTTGGCTCGATCTGCGCCACGATCCCCTGGGACCGTACGGCCCGAAGGTGCACGAAATCGACGACTACGAAGCGCGCGACTGA
- a CDS encoding acyl-CoA dehydrogenase family protein codes for MSLTKSLRPGGKHGLSSKESRDPIGFAVAALNVVAQSPLIDRLGLRKQTEQAVFTTTRGGFKALGAASRSFARRGAAGKGGVRVPAANPQHVFDLTPTEDEQMLVDVVTELATELIRPAAAKADEACAAPAEVLEASLEVGIPTLGVPESLGGIFEERSAMAGVLVAEALAKGDLGIGVATLAPGAVATALSLWGDEQQQQTYLPAFTGEAAQQSVPAAALALAEPTVLFDALAPATTARREGEELVLDGVKSLVPRGAEAELFVVGAQLDGKPVLVIVESATEGVRVEADPSMGVRAGALTKLHLDGVRVPAANVLGATDGSTYTECVRLSRLAWCGLAVGTAQAVLDYVTPYVKEREAFGEPVAHRQSVAFMVANIAIELQAMRLLTYRAAARAAQGKDFSREVALARKACADHGMRIGLDGVQLLGGHGFVKEHPVERWYRDLRAIGLAEGAVLV; via the coding sequence ATGTCGTTGACCAAGAGCCTCCGGCCCGGCGGCAAGCACGGGCTGTCCTCCAAGGAGTCGCGCGATCCGATCGGCTTCGCCGTCGCCGCGCTGAACGTCGTCGCGCAGAGCCCGTTGATCGACCGGCTGGGGTTGCGCAAGCAGACCGAGCAAGCGGTCTTCACGACCACCCGCGGGGGCTTCAAGGCGCTGGGTGCGGCGAGCCGCAGCTTCGCGCGGAGGGGAGCGGCGGGCAAGGGCGGCGTACGCGTGCCGGCGGCGAACCCGCAGCACGTCTTCGACCTGACCCCGACCGAGGACGAGCAGATGCTCGTCGACGTGGTCACCGAGCTCGCGACCGAGCTCATCCGCCCGGCCGCGGCCAAGGCCGACGAGGCGTGCGCCGCGCCCGCTGAGGTGCTCGAGGCGAGCCTCGAGGTCGGTATCCCGACGCTCGGCGTCCCCGAGTCGCTGGGCGGCATCTTCGAGGAGCGCTCGGCGATGGCCGGCGTCCTCGTCGCCGAGGCGCTGGCCAAGGGTGACCTCGGGATCGGCGTCGCGACCCTCGCGCCCGGCGCGGTCGCCACCGCGCTGTCGCTGTGGGGCGACGAACAGCAGCAACAGACCTACCTGCCCGCCTTCACCGGCGAGGCTGCGCAGCAGTCGGTGCCGGCCGCCGCTCTCGCGCTGGCCGAACCCACCGTCCTCTTCGACGCGCTGGCGCCGGCCACGACCGCGCGCCGCGAGGGCGAGGAGCTGGTCCTCGACGGCGTGAAGTCGCTGGTCCCGCGCGGGGCGGAGGCGGAGCTCTTCGTGGTCGGCGCCCAGCTGGACGGCAAGCCCGTCCTGGTGATCGTGGAGTCGGCCACCGAGGGCGTCCGCGTCGAGGCGGACCCGTCGATGGGCGTGCGCGCCGGCGCGCTGACCAAGCTGCACCTCGACGGCGTCCGGGTGCCCGCGGCCAACGTCCTGGGCGCCACCGACGGCTCGACCTACACCGAGTGCGTGCGGTTGTCCCGCCTGGCGTGGTGCGGCCTGGCGGTCGGTACGGCGCAGGCGGTGCTGGACTACGTGACGCCGTACGTCAAGGAGCGGGAGGCGTTCGGCGAACCCGTCGCCCACCGCCAGTCGGTGGCCTTCATGGTCGCCAACATCGCGATCGAGCTGCAGGCGATGCGGCTGCTGACCTACCGCGCCGCGGCCCGCGCCGCCCAGGGCAAGGACTTCTCCCGCGAGGTGGCCCTGGCACGCAAGGCGTGCGCCGACCACGGGATGCGGATCGGCCTCGACGGCGTCCAGCTGCTGGGTGGCCACGGGTTCGTGAAGGAGCACCCGGTGGAGCGGTGGTACCGCGACCTGCGGGCGATCGGACTGGCGGAAGGAGCGGTGCTGGTCTGA
- a CDS encoding GuaB1 family IMP dehydrogenase-related protein — MEFLDGKPPHDLTYDDVFMVPRRSDVASRYDVDLTTTDGSGATIPLVVANMTAVSGRRMAETVARRGGLAVLPQDIPLEVVADVVAWVKARHTVVETPIVLDPHATVGDALALLPKRSHRAAVVVADGRPVGIVAEDDCTGVDRFTQVSAVMTPDPVTISADLDPRAAFDALHEARRRLAPAVDAGGRLVGVVTRTGALRSTIYRPALDASGRLRVAAAVGVNGDVGEKAAALASIGVDALVVDTAHGHQDRMIQALKTVRDAAPGAVVAAGNVVSADGVRDLVEAGASIVKVGVGPGAMCTTRMMTGVGRPQFSAVLECAAAARELGAHVWADGGVRHPRDVALALAAGASAVMVGSWFAGTHESPGDLNRDADGRAYKESFGMASARAVANRTSGDSAFDRARKALYEEGISSSRMFLDPRRPGVEDLIDEICSGVRSACTYAGARTLAELHERALVGVQSAAGFHEGRPLPAGW, encoded by the coding sequence GTGGAGTTCCTGGACGGCAAGCCGCCGCACGACCTGACCTACGACGACGTCTTCATGGTGCCGCGACGCTCCGACGTCGCCTCGCGCTACGACGTCGACCTCACCACGACCGACGGCAGCGGGGCCACCATCCCGCTGGTCGTCGCGAACATGACGGCGGTATCGGGTCGGCGCATGGCCGAGACCGTCGCGCGCCGTGGGGGCCTCGCCGTGCTTCCGCAGGACATCCCCCTCGAGGTGGTGGCCGACGTGGTCGCGTGGGTCAAGGCCAGGCACACCGTCGTCGAGACCCCGATCGTCCTCGACCCGCACGCCACTGTCGGCGACGCCCTGGCGCTGCTGCCCAAGCGCTCCCACCGCGCGGCGGTCGTCGTTGCCGACGGTCGCCCGGTCGGGATCGTCGCCGAGGACGACTGCACCGGCGTCGACCGGTTCACCCAGGTCAGCGCCGTGATGACGCCGGACCCCGTGACGATCTCCGCCGATCTCGACCCCCGTGCAGCGTTCGACGCCCTGCACGAGGCCCGCCGTCGGCTCGCGCCGGCGGTCGACGCCGGGGGGCGGCTCGTCGGCGTGGTCACACGCACCGGTGCGCTGCGCTCGACGATCTACCGTCCCGCCCTCGACGCGTCCGGACGCCTGCGCGTGGCGGCAGCGGTCGGCGTCAACGGCGACGTGGGGGAGAAGGCCGCGGCGCTGGCGTCCATCGGTGTCGACGCCCTCGTCGTCGACACCGCCCACGGTCACCAGGACCGGATGATCCAGGCCCTGAAGACGGTCCGCGACGCCGCCCCGGGCGCGGTGGTCGCTGCGGGCAACGTGGTCTCGGCCGACGGGGTCCGCGACCTGGTCGAGGCGGGTGCGTCCATCGTCAAGGTGGGTGTCGGCCCGGGCGCGATGTGCACGACCCGGATGATGACCGGCGTCGGCCGACCGCAGTTCAGCGCTGTCCTCGAGTGCGCCGCCGCCGCGCGCGAGCTCGGTGCCCACGTCTGGGCCGACGGGGGAGTCCGCCACCCGCGCGACGTCGCCCTCGCCCTCGCCGCCGGCGCAAGCGCCGTCATGGTCGGGTCGTGGTTCGCCGGCACCCACGAGTCTCCGGGCGACCTCAACCGGGACGCCGACGGCCGTGCCTACAAGGAGAGCTTCGGCATGGCCTCGGCCCGCGCGGTCGCCAACCGCACCTCTGGCGACTCCGCGTTCGACCGGGCCCGCAAGGCGCTCTACGAGGAGGGGATCTCCTCGTCGCGGATGTTCCTCGACCCGCGGCGTCCCGGCGTGGAGGACCTGATCGACGAGATCTGCTCGGGCGTGCGCTCGGCCTGCACGTACGCCGGCGCCCGCACGCTCGCCGAGCTCCACGAGCGTGCGCTCGTCGGGGTCCAGTCGGCGGCCGGGTTCCACGAGGGTCGCCCGCTCCCCGCAGGGTGGTGA
- a CDS encoding YiaA/YiaB family inner membrane protein produces MTHTPPTKTTQAFFVQAGLSFAIALGSVIIGIAYLPVDGWMRAFLALGAVFLTTSTFTLAKCVRDAQETQLVVSRLDQARVEKLLAEHDPFGPMAA; encoded by the coding sequence ATGACGCACACACCTCCCACCAAGACCACGCAGGCCTTCTTCGTCCAGGCCGGACTGTCCTTCGCGATCGCCCTCGGCTCGGTGATCATCGGGATCGCCTATCTGCCCGTCGACGGCTGGATGCGCGCGTTCCTCGCCCTCGGCGCGGTGTTCCTCACGACCTCGACCTTCACCCTCGCCAAGTGCGTGCGGGACGCCCAGGAGACCCAGCTCGTGGTCTCCCGGCTCGACCAGGCGCGGGTGGAGAAGCTCCTGGCCGAGCACGACCCGTTCGGCCCGATGGCCGCCTGA
- a CDS encoding acyl-CoA dehydrogenase family protein produces MINLEDPKKFRALTEQAHQVAMNMLRPISRHYDRAEHEYPKELDMLAAMIDGLSESGASEGAGAAGVRRDEAEAAKEAAQGVKNGSNLASVMSIAEMCWGDVGLLLSMPRQGLGNSAIASVADAEQQERFKGVWAAMAITEPGTGSDSANIKTTAVKDGDHYVLNGEKIFVTSGERADAVVVWATLDKTLGRAAIKSFVVEKGTPGMRVERLEHKLGIRASDTAVIIFDDCRVPAENLLGSPEIDVKQGFAGAMATFDNTRPLVASMAIGCARAALDLTKDLLEQAGVAVDYDRPAHLQHAAAAKLLQLESDWEGARLLMMQAAWMADNREPNSLEASMAKAKAGRVGSDVTLSCVELCGTVGYSEAELLEKWSRDSKILDIFEGTQQIQQLIVARRVLGLSSAELK; encoded by the coding sequence ATGATCAATCTCGAAGACCCCAAGAAGTTCCGGGCCCTCACCGAGCAGGCCCACCAGGTCGCGATGAACATGCTGCGGCCGATCTCGCGCCACTACGACCGCGCCGAGCACGAGTACCCCAAGGAACTCGACATGCTCGCGGCGATGATCGACGGGCTCTCCGAGTCCGGCGCGTCGGAGGGCGCGGGTGCCGCCGGCGTACGCCGCGACGAGGCGGAGGCGGCGAAGGAGGCCGCCCAGGGTGTCAAGAACGGCTCCAACCTCGCCTCGGTGATGTCGATCGCCGAGATGTGCTGGGGCGACGTCGGCCTGCTGCTCTCCATGCCCCGCCAGGGCCTGGGCAACTCGGCGATCGCCTCGGTCGCGGACGCCGAGCAGCAGGAGCGGTTCAAGGGCGTGTGGGCGGCGATGGCCATCACCGAGCCCGGCACCGGGTCGGACTCGGCCAACATCAAGACGACCGCGGTCAAGGACGGCGACCACTACGTCCTCAACGGCGAGAAGATCTTCGTGACCTCCGGCGAGCGTGCCGACGCCGTGGTCGTCTGGGCGACGCTCGACAAGACGCTCGGTCGCGCAGCGATCAAGTCCTTCGTGGTCGAGAAGGGCACGCCGGGCATGCGGGTCGAGAGGCTCGAGCACAAGCTCGGCATCCGCGCGTCCGACACCGCGGTGATCATCTTCGACGACTGCCGGGTCCCGGCCGAGAACCTGCTCGGCTCGCCGGAGATCGACGTCAAGCAGGGCTTCGCCGGCGCGATGGCGACCTTCGACAACACCCGCCCGCTGGTCGCGTCGATGGCCATCGGGTGCGCCCGCGCGGCGCTGGACCTGACCAAGGACCTGCTCGAGCAGGCCGGCGTCGCCGTAGACTACGACCGCCCCGCCCACCTGCAGCACGCCGCCGCGGCCAAGCTGCTCCAGCTGGAGTCGGACTGGGAGGGCGCGCGGCTGCTGATGATGCAGGCGGCGTGGATGGCCGACAACCGCGAGCCCAACTCGCTCGAGGCGTCGATGGCCAAGGCGAAGGCCGGCCGGGTCGGATCCGACGTCACGCTCAGCTGCGTCGAGCTGTGCGGCACGGTCGGCTACAGCGAGGCCGAGCTGCTGGAGAAATGGAGCCGCGACTCCAAGATCCTCGACATCTTCGAGGGCACCCAGCAGATCCAGCAGCTCATCGTGGCCCGCCGCGTGCTCGGACTGTCGTCAGCCGAGCTCAAGTAG
- the focA gene encoding formate transporter FocA: MARAAEDAAFGKATSHQLKSFLLALTAGGYIALGFVFFVTSQVGAEQLPYGVAKVLGGIVFATGLALVVLTGAELFTSSTLTLTARASGRLTTWQLLRNWGVVFVGNFIGALTIVGLIFLGRTWEQAGGSWGAVVLDVSLKKVHHDFLTAFVLGILCNLMVCLAIWAAYSGRTTVDKVVAVTMPIALFVASGFEHSVANMFMVPLGILISDFAGADFWAASGLEASAYADLTWTSFLSDNLLPVTLGNIVGGGVMIGVLYWTIFHFLDKPGKPIPRATVGDADEPAARQD; the protein is encoded by the coding sequence ATGGCGAGGGCAGCTGAGGACGCAGCGTTCGGCAAGGCAACCAGTCATCAGTTGAAGTCGTTCCTGCTCGCGTTGACGGCGGGCGGCTACATCGCTCTCGGGTTCGTCTTCTTCGTGACGAGTCAGGTCGGTGCGGAGCAGTTGCCGTACGGGGTCGCCAAGGTGCTCGGCGGCATCGTCTTCGCCACGGGACTCGCTCTGGTCGTGCTGACCGGCGCAGAGCTCTTCACCTCCTCCACGCTCACCCTCACTGCACGTGCGAGTGGGCGCCTCACCACGTGGCAGCTGTTGCGCAACTGGGGAGTGGTCTTCGTCGGGAACTTCATCGGGGCACTGACCATCGTCGGACTCATCTTTCTCGGGCGGACGTGGGAGCAGGCAGGTGGCAGCTGGGGAGCTGTCGTCCTCGACGTGTCCTTGAAGAAGGTGCACCACGACTTCCTCACTGCGTTCGTGCTCGGCATCCTGTGCAACCTCATGGTGTGCCTGGCGATCTGGGCGGCCTACAGCGGTCGGACCACCGTCGACAAGGTCGTGGCCGTCACGATGCCGATCGCTCTCTTCGTCGCCTCCGGATTCGAGCACTCCGTCGCGAACATGTTCATGGTGCCGCTCGGCATCCTCATCAGTGACTTCGCCGGTGCCGACTTCTGGGCCGCGTCCGGCTTGGAGGCCTCGGCGTACGCCGACCTCACCTGGACGAGTTTCCTGAGCGACAACCTGCTGCCCGTCACCCTCGGCAACATCGTCGGCGGGGGCGTGATGATCGGCGTCCTCTACTGGACGATCTTCCACTTCCTCGACAAGCCGGGGAAGCCGATCCCTCGGGCGACGGTCGGCGACGCCGACGAGCCCGCCGCTCGCCAAGACTGA
- a CDS encoding molybdopterin-dependent oxidoreductase, producing MEAVNDFPFWLRAQHLLNFVLIGMLIRSGIEILSSLPRLWWRQDCAPGTEWLKFTKRELPKEEGVYTSLMDEKAVHPLLSLPGRENIGLGRHWHGLSVMLWVLNGVIYVILLFATGLWRRIIPTSWDVFPEAWDSLKTYLSFDVPDISHFQPYDALQMLGYTFVIFILAPFMMLTGVAMAPAVRGRFPRFVKMLGGHQGARSLHFIGMIMMAGFIVMHVSLVFLVHRDRNLVNMVFGGAQIEVSNARAAQAMVIMVAVIVAVAVFWIALSYWSLADRVRAQRFTAGFTEIGRKIFLNWLRPQGAKKTAYTDDDISEFHWTNGLPPTEEESELWVQARERNWAGLTITVRDDINDVEKQLTIDDLKALPRHSYIATHTCMQGWSATSRWTGVRLTDLMSVLGPRPEGARYLLAESYGLAQKMYDNRPREPFYAAIDLDTMEEEESIMAYERNGHEIEDYLGAPARLRVESNHGYKHVKWVSRVMWVHDYADYGDGRGGTREDSALQAFNGRI from the coding sequence ATGGAAGCCGTCAACGACTTCCCGTTCTGGCTGCGGGCCCAACACCTGCTGAACTTCGTCCTGATCGGCATGCTGATCCGCTCGGGCATCGAGATCCTCTCCTCGCTGCCACGACTGTGGTGGCGTCAGGACTGCGCCCCCGGCACCGAATGGCTGAAGTTCACCAAGCGCGAACTGCCGAAGGAGGAGGGGGTCTACACCTCCTTGATGGACGAGAAGGCTGTCCACCCCCTGCTGTCGCTCCCCGGCCGCGAGAACATCGGCCTGGGCCGTCACTGGCACGGGCTGTCGGTGATGCTGTGGGTGCTCAACGGCGTGATCTATGTGATCCTGCTGTTCGCCACTGGGCTCTGGCGGCGCATCATCCCGACCTCGTGGGACGTCTTCCCGGAAGCTTGGGACTCGCTCAAGACCTACCTCAGCTTCGACGTCCCGGACATCAGCCACTTCCAGCCCTACGACGCGCTGCAGATGCTGGGCTACACCTTCGTCATCTTCATTCTGGCGCCCTTCATGATGCTCACGGGGGTGGCCATGGCACCGGCGGTGCGCGGGCGCTTCCCGCGGTTCGTGAAGATGCTGGGTGGTCACCAGGGTGCCCGCTCGCTGCACTTCATCGGCATGATCATGATGGCCGGATTCATCGTGATGCACGTGTCGCTGGTCTTCTTGGTGCACCGGGACCGCAACCTCGTCAACATGGTTTTCGGCGGCGCCCAGATCGAGGTCTCGAACGCGCGTGCCGCCCAGGCGATGGTCATCATGGTCGCCGTGATCGTGGCGGTCGCTGTGTTCTGGATCGCGTTGTCCTACTGGTCGCTCGCCGACCGCGTGCGGGCCCAGCGGTTCACCGCCGGCTTCACCGAGATCGGGCGCAAGATCTTCCTCAACTGGCTGCGCCCGCAGGGTGCGAAGAAGACCGCCTACACCGACGACGACATCTCTGAGTTCCACTGGACCAACGGTCTTCCGCCCACCGAGGAGGAGTCCGAGCTGTGGGTGCAAGCGCGCGAGCGCAACTGGGCCGGTCTGACGATCACGGTGCGCGACGACATCAACGACGTCGAGAAGCAGTTGACGATCGACGACCTCAAGGCATTGCCGCGACACTCCTACATCGCGACCCATACCTGTATGCAGGGCTGGTCGGCGACGTCGCGCTGGACCGGCGTACGCCTCACCGATCTGATGTCGGTGCTCGGGCCGCGACCGGAGGGCGCCCGCTACCTGCTCGCCGAGTCCTACGGCCTGGCGCAGAAGATGTACGACAACCGCCCCCGGGAGCCCTTCTACGCGGCGATCGACCTCGACACGATGGAGGAGGAGGAGTCGATCATGGCCTACGAGCGCAACGGTCACGAGATCGAGGACTACCTCGGAGCACCTGCCCGGCTGCGGGTCGAGTCCAACCACGGCTACAAGCACGTCAAGTGGGTCTCGCGCGTCATGTGGGTCCACGACTATGCCGACTATGGCGACGGCCGCGGTGGCACGCGGGAGGACTCCGCCCTGCAGGCGTTCAACGGAAGGATCTGA